A segment of the Meles meles chromosome 4, mMelMel3.1 paternal haplotype, whole genome shotgun sequence genome:
tttgtttttttccattttatttattttttcagtgtaacagtattcattctttttgcacaacacccagtgctccatgcaaacaTGTCTTTAAACTACCCTGGGGACAAGAACTTGAAGACATTGTTCAGAAAGGGAAGAGTAGGAAGGTTCTTAAATTAAggttccccccccaaaaaaaaattagCCTGAAATGGAGACTGGCGAGGAGATCGAAACAAACtgggaaaatatggaaagagtggGGAGACTTCCTACATGTGGAATGGTGAACAAAAATTTTAGCATTGGATGTTAGTATTGAGTGGCCACAGAAGATTAGAGGTCCTAGAAACACAGTGGCACTTATGCAATAACAAGTGAGTGTAACATACAGCCTACCAGTGAGAAATAAGACTTTTTAATGTAAGTGTTCTAACAGGTATATTACTTACCTTTCCTAAAGGAAACTAAGTGTTGGGCATACAAGTTTTTGATTACAAATATCAGTTGGGTTGACATAGTTTATTGGCTCAGCTATAGctctgtctttgtgtgtgtgttgtgtgtgcgtGTTATGTGTACAGTGAGTTTAAACTGAGAacaaaatagagacaaaaaatGTGTTATAAGTGAACTGTCTTCTCTGATGAAACTAAATGTATTTCACTAtacaattcacacacacacacacacacacacacataacataaaaatacaGTGATAATGTACTATAGCCCACTTACTCATCAAGGAAGTAACAGGGACTCTAATCCAGTAgagccaagatttaaaaaataaactactaggggtgcctgggtggctcagtgggatgagcctctgccttcagctcaggtcttgatcccaggatcctgggatccagccccgtgttgggctctctgcttagcagggagcctgcttccctctctctctctgcctacctctctgcctacttgtgatctctctctgtcaaataaataaataaaatctttaaaacaaatcaaaaaaataaataaataaataaataaattactggcccattttgatttctttattttttggtattAACTATTCTGCAGTTCCCACTGTACTTCATAACATTATCATCCCATCATTGGCATAGTTTATAGTTTGCATTATAAACATAGGCTATAGTTATGAATGgaaagaaattgttttattaGAGTATTTATGTGGATTTTACTCTTCTCCAAAATGACCTACAAAATGCCAATTGCATACTTTATTGATTAACCTTCGGGAGTcttttctctgtgcctttgtcCCCATAGGACACTTGATCAGTGGCATTCTATAAAGTACCTAATTAGGGAATGTATTGAATTCTGTTTCATCTCTCTAAAGTGTCCATTTCTTTGAATGATCCAAGctataattattttctcattgttctaTTACACTGATGAACAACATTTCCAAATACCATTAATTGTCCTTCTGCCAGTTCTAGCTCAGAAATATTATTGTTCAAATCATATGTTCAGTATCTTGTAGGctgcaaaataatatatttaaattttattttttatcctcctctcttaaaataaaaactgagattAAAAACTAAGGTGCCTAAATTTGACATGACAAtttcttacaaattttttttattttatttatttatttgacagagatagagagatcacaagtaggcagagaggcaggcagagagagagggggaagcaggctccctgttgagcagagagcccaatgcaggactcgatcccaggaccctgagatcacgacctgagctgaaggcagagccttaactgagccacccaggcaccccttacaaaaatgttttaaaaatgatggtCCATCTCTAAAACTGATAGaccattttatttcaaaataactatcaataaataatcaaaaaataaatatcagaagacactcaataaatatattttatatatttatatattttatatatatatatatatatatatatatatattttttttttaaagctgaaagacCTCATGTTTATTACCAAACCAACCCACTGGTGCAGAGCTGTAGTAACAGAAAAATCTTTCCCTGCTAAATGGTATCTATTGGCCAGGCAGAAAGGTGTTTATAGGGTGATGGAATACAACACACGATCTTCAAGGAGCTTAATGAAATACGTGGTGCCCATTAGGTGTGTCATCGCGTGATGTGGGACGCCTTAGAGACCCAGCTTGGTTCTCCTCCAGTGCCTCCTCTTGGAGTTGTACCTGATTTTATTACCAGTTTTCATCCGAATCCACTGGGGAATGGGacgattctgcttttgtttcttggccaGGAATCGCTTGATCCTGAAAGTCTTGTGAGAAGACATTGTCAATAACAGTCAGCGGCACACACCAGGATGAGCgaaaaagagaaagcatattttatatttttaatggataaaagaaaatcagtattaACATGAACCATCGGGTGGCTGACTTACACatagtgatctttttttttttctcaatattgcTCAATATAATATACAGACCTGTAAATTAGAAACTACTTAATTGCTATCATTTTTGTAAATGCCACTGACCTTTGACATTTCATCAAAATCTGTTTtactgaaatacatttttattttttattttgttcaaagattttatttattaattttagaaagagagacagacaacacaagtgggagagggagagagacagtctcaagcagactccatactgagcatggagtccgaCTCGGGACTCAATcgcagggccctgagatcatgacatgggccaaaaccaagagtcagatgttgaactgactatgccacccaggcgcccctaaaatatatatattttttaaagtgaagctTTGAAATCTTTATTAAGGTTTCTTTTCACTGAAGTTTAACTAGTGGAATGAGTAAGAAATCAAAATTCAAGTAGGTCTTCAAACAGCGTAAAAATTTGGCCAACGTACATTACATCCAACAAAAGTACTGCAATACGCTAATTAACAGACGAATATATTGCAGAGCCCAGACTTAGATTCTCCACTTATTAAATTCAGATGCATTTAGAGGAGCATCAAAAACATTTGGAACTATTCCAAATAGCATTATC
Coding sequences within it:
- the LOC123940350 gene encoding 60S ribosomal protein L39, which gives rise to MSSHKTFRIKRFLAKKQKQNRPIPQWIRMKTGNKIRYNSKRRHWRRTKLGL